The Trichosurus vulpecula isolate mTriVul1 chromosome 3, mTriVul1.pri, whole genome shotgun sequence genome includes a window with the following:
- the CTCFL gene encoding LOW QUALITY PROTEIN: transcriptional repressor CTCFL (The sequence of the model RefSeq protein was modified relative to this genomic sequence to represent the inferred CDS: inserted 1 base in 1 codon; deleted 6 bases in 5 codons; substituted 2 bases at 2 genomic stop codons), with product MGTEASASLEQFTKIKGTDVIAEKAKENDVDKVSKLKERQSSCGLEVDCSYGVLQAKIVEGQLELVPSNQQNEEQRTYACKAVHCASRXRNRQEMSQMTVQSAEGMHVMVQQGEKAVYNRLLWLQQGINVQQSXVRYPPRMLHQCVANSIQEEVFSLHEMELMEINVVEESIEISSEEDILTVNPPLDENTELTKDKSKNIYGDEGEVQQLCEEREFXDQKENLFTFEKLREGEREEIILLPADSETEEHEDVPSSEQDIDEVSETAENQAKTKGVKQTFHCEICIFTSSRISNFNRHMKTHSDKKPHTCHLCLKDFRTVTLLRNHVNTHTGTRPHKCSDCDMAFVTSGELVRHRRYKHTHEKPFKCSMCKYASVEASKLKRHIRSHTGERPFHCCLCSYASKDTYKLKRHMRTHSGEKPYECYVCHARFTQSGTMKMHILQKHSENAPKHQCPHCATVIARKSDLSVHLRNLHSYKATEMKCRYCTAVFHERYALIQHQKTHRNEKRFKCDDCNYACKQERHMTVHKRTHTGEKPFTCLSCNKCFRQKQLLNVHFKKYHDKNFIPTVYECPKCGKGFSRWNNMRKHSEHCEVVRGKAVLSAKERKNKKKKQKGPKQGSNEEAVEQMPVEDISIVNIEHHTNEIIPAIYAIATDVTEEPKTEVTCEMILNMMDK from the exons ATGGGGACGGAAGCCTCCGCCTCGCTGGAACAGTTCACTAAGATAAAAGGCACCGATGTGATCGCGGAAAAGGCCAAAGAAAACGATGTAGACAAGGTGTCTAAGCTAAAGGAGAGGCAGAGCAGCTGTGGG CTTGAGGTGGACTGTTCTTACGGAGTT CTTCAAGCCAAGATTGTGGAAGGA CAGTTGGAATTGGTCCCCTCAAACCAGCAGAATGAAGAGCAGCGTACTTACGCTTGCAAAGCTGTGCATTGTGCCAGCAGATAACGGAACCGCCAGGAGATGAGCCAGATGACGGTGCAGTCAGCGGAAGGGATGCATGTCATGGTGCAGCAGGGAGAGAAGGCGGTTTACAATCGCTTGCTA TGGTTGCAGCAAGGCATAAATGTCCAGCAGAGTTAGGTGAGATATCCACCGAGAATGTTGCACCAATGTGTTGCAAATAGCATTCAGGAAGAGGTCTTTTCACTTCATGAAATGGAGTTGATGGAGATTAATGTT GTGGAAGAAAGTATCGAAATTTCCAGTGAAGAAGATATATTGACAGTTAACCCACCATTAGATGAAAACACAGAATTGACAAAG gataaaagcaaaaatatatatgGGGATGAAGGGGAAGTCCAGCAGCTATGTGAAGAAAGAGAAT CTGACCAGAAggaaaatttatttacttttgaaaaactcagagagggagaaagggaagaaatcattCTGTTACCAGCTGACTCAGAAACTGAAGAACATGAGGATGTACCTTCATCAGAACAAGATATTGATGAGGTTTCTGAAACTGCCGAAAATCAAGCAAAGACAAAGG GAGTGAAACAAACCTTCCATTGTGAAATCTGCATATTCACCTCTTCTAGAATCTCAAATTTTAATCGTCATATGAAAACTCACTCTGATAAAAAACCTCATACGTGTCATCTCTGTCTGAAAGACTTCCGTACTGTTACCCTTCTGCGGAATCACGTGAATACGCATACAG GAACCAGACCACATAAATGCAGTGACTGTGATATGGCATTCGTGACTAGTGGTGAACTTGTGCGACACAGGCGTTATAAACATACTCATGAGAAACCATTTAAATGTTCAATGTGCAAATATGCTAGTGTAGAA GCAAGCAAATTGAAGCGCCACATACGTTCACATACTGGAGAACGTCCTTTTCACTGTTGTCTCTGTAGCTATGCTAGCAAAGATACCTATAAGCTGAAAAGACACATGAGAACTCATTCAG gtgaaaaaccttatgaatgctaCGTCTGCCATGCCAGATTCACTCAGAGTGGGACCATGAAAATGCATATACTACAGAAGCATAGTGAAAATGCCCCTAAACATCAGTGTCCGCATTGTGCTACAGTCATTGCAAGAAAAAGTGACCTGA gTGTCCATTTGCGAAACTTACATTCCTATAAGGCTACAGAGATGAAATGCCGTTACTGTACTGCTGTATTTCACGAACGCTATGCTCTCATTCAGCACCAGAAAACtcatagaaatgaaaaaaggttCAAATGTGATGACTGCAATTATGCCTGCAAACAG gagCGACACATGACAGTCCATAAACGTACCCACACGGGAGAGAAACCATTTACCTGCCTTTCCTGCAATAAATGTTTCCGGCAGAAACAActtttaaatgttcatttcaaGAAATACCATGATAAAAATTTCATACCAACTGTTTATGAATGCCCCAAATGTGGCAAAGGTTTTTCACGATGG AATAATATGCGCAAACATTCAGAGCATTGTGAAGTGGTAAGAGGAAAGGCTGTTCTgtcagcaaaagaaagaaaaaataaaaagaaaaaacagaagggCCCAAAACAAGGTTCAAATGAAGAAG CTGTTGAGCAAATGCCAGTTGAAGATATTTCCATTGTAAACATAGAACATCATACAAATGAAATTATTCCTGCCATATACGCCATAGCAACAGATGTTACTGAAGAACCAAAAACAGAAGTGACCTGTGAAATGATCCTCAACATGATGGATAAGTGA